Proteins from one Triticum aestivum cultivar Chinese Spring chromosome 7A, IWGSC CS RefSeq v2.1, whole genome shotgun sequence genomic window:
- the LOC123152746 gene encoding uncharacterized protein — MALRTLMARVRTSAAALRLQTPAVSFSPLPGGRPNLHSAAAAAPRRPPPAGGRPCFISTRNLRTRINLESASKEELEREASFLREQINEFVDRIQKEKERSDIIKKDLWASLKRMAYCAAVVKVITLVIPYKQAEEDEVMDMN; from the exons ATGGCGCTGCGCACCCTGATGGCGAGGGTGCGGACTTCCGCCGCTGCGCTCCGCCTGCAGACGCCGGCCGTCAGCTTCTCCCCTCTGCCCGGCGGCCGCCCCAAcctccactccgccgccgccgccgccccccgccgccccccgCCGGCCGGCGGCCGTCCCTGCTTCATCTCCACCAGGAATCTG CGCACAAGAATTAACTTGGAATCAGCTAGCAAAGAGGAGCTCGAACGTGAGGCAAGCTTCTTAAGGGAACAGATCAATGAGTTTGTGGACCGTATTCA gaaggagaaggagaggtcTGATATAATCAAGAAGGATCTTTGGGCTTCTCTCAAGCGTATGGCCTATTGTGCTGCTGTGGTGAAAGTCATAACGCTTGTCATTCCTTATAAACAAGCGGAAGAAGATGAGGTGATGGATATGAACTAG